A stretch of Lathyrus oleraceus cultivar Zhongwan6 chromosome 6, CAAS_Psat_ZW6_1.0, whole genome shotgun sequence DNA encodes these proteins:
- the LOC127091840 gene encoding uncharacterized protein LOC127091840, giving the protein MSTTISSLPFSFPLRHNSRVSRFNSISSSIPFQSFTLPTNKWGVLCFKHENIPSETNASDFKEDKLSEDLIKLKGDDDAAKDFKKDWLAALHTIVLGVEPWKVPWTAKTIVQVMLLWIASFWLVGSWIVPFLAYTAGFRKETLSYRGQALYSLLTDVAEGVVGIAILHRCLAKFKPLSADWFRFELKGNWQFDVGLGCLMFPLINHLSQMNLNLLPVLQYAPVTVSSVEQSIVARDPVAMVLYAVVVSVCAPIWEEIVFRGFLLPSLTRYMPVWSAVLVSSIAFALAHFNIQRMLPLVFLGMVMGSVFVRSRNLLPSMLLHSLWNAFVFLDLMK; this is encoded by the exons ATGTCCACAACAATTTCTTCTCTCCCCTTCTCTTTCCCTCTCCGCCACAATTCTAGGGTTTCTCGTTTCAATTCAATCTCTTCTAGCATTCCATTCCAATCATTCACCCTTCCTACAAAC AAATGGGGAGTTTTGTGTTTTAAGCATGAAAACATTCCATCAGAAACTAATGCCTCTGACTTCAAAGAAGATAAATTGTCCGAAGATTTGATCAAGCTTAAAGGGGATGATGATGCGGCCAAAGACTTTAAAAAAGACTGGCTTGCTGCTCTCCATACG ATCGTTCTTGGTGTGGAACCCTGGAAAGTTCCTTGGACTGCAAAGACCATTGTTCAG GTTATGCTCCTCTGGATTGCCTCATTCTGGTTGGTAGGTTCTTGGATAGTTCCGTTTTTAGCTTACACAGCAGGTTTTAGAAAAGAAACTCTTTCATACAGAGGACAAGCATTGTACAGTCTCTTGACGGATGTTGCCGAAGGTGTGGTTGGGATAGCTATACTTCATCGCTGTCTTGCAAAGTTTAAACCACTTTCAGCTGACTGGTTCAGATTTGAACTCAAAGGGAACTGGCAGTTTGATGTCGGTTTAGGCTGCCTCATGTTCCCCCTCATCAATCATCTGTCACAAATGAACCTAAATTTATTGCCTGTTCTTCAATATGCTCCAGTTACAGTCTCGAGTGTAGAGCAATCAATTGTAGCACGAGACCCCGTGGCAATGGTCCTATATGCAGTGGTAGTTTCAGTTTGTGCCCCAATATGGGAGGAGATTGTCTTTCGTGGTTTCCTTCTCCCATCTTTAACGAGATACATGCCTGTGTGGAGTGCAGTATTAGTTAGCTCAATAGCATTTGCGTTGGCACATTTTAACATTCAGAGGATGCTACCCCTTGTATTTCTTGGCATGGTGATGGGTTCTGTATTTGTACGGTCTAGGAACCTCTTGCCATCAATGTTGTTGCATAGTTTGTGGAATGCTTTTGTATTTCTGGATCTCATGaaatag